The Lycium ferocissimum isolate CSIRO_LF1 chromosome 8, AGI_CSIRO_Lferr_CH_V1, whole genome shotgun sequence DNA segment GCCCGTGCAAATTGGCAAAAATTATGCCCAAATAGCAGAATTTGCATGGcagatttgcaaaattttttgaaaaaaattttgcAACACTGtctgcgattttttttttggtcgggGTTCGAGCCACAATCTCAGGGTGTTAGGCAAAGGGCAAAGcttaaagaccactaatttgaagggcaaaaattaaagaccacccaaacgaagggcaatccgcgcaaaaaaaaggaaattttttataatggtAGAGGCACAAgtagagtccggaaccaaaacgACCCAATAAAAAtcaaagtgaaccaaaatatccccaaaaaaaaaaaattggtacaaAAGTATCTTTAGCGCAGTATCTTTGCGCTAAAGTACTTAATTGTGACGGACctgttaagtgctttagcgcagtattttactgcgctaaacaAAATTTTCTCTCCTATAAGCGCGGATAAAATCTTGCGCTATATCACCCAACATAAAAACCCATCGGGTTCCACCACTGGTCCCTCcagtggcaaaaaaaaaaaaaaaaaaaaattcaaaaacgcCATTGGAGGCGATTTCAAGGTGTTCCCCACATCAAAATATGtcgttttctattaattttcgtcggaaaagtttagattctcaatatattcaagtcaaggagcaagattctaagctcgaattttgaaaaaaagcgGCGTACAACTCAATTAACACAACCCAACAAAAAATttcgattaaggttttctactatgaacttttgttattattttgttacacacattatattctaagcgtgttttaatatttaatagtcgttaatttccaaaaaaaaaaatatcaaatttcattttttttttcggtttgatCGGTCTGGGCAGTGGCTTTAGCCActgttccgattttttttttttgtttaattcattatttgttaaatgtttatgaattgttaatttgttaaatgtttatgaattgttaatttgttatatgtttatgagttgttaatttgttaattttttatgaaTTGTTTAATATAGTAATGTACtattatttgtaaaaaaaaatgcaattattaattaattagttgttaaatattgattatgaattgatattttgttaattgttaatgaattattattttgttaattgattatgaattattaaatctatattattttaaaagcatgaatatatatgttaaataaaaaaagattatctaaaaaagaatatttacagttcttcttttaatatttatgttcacggaaataaaaattattatgaatttcataaatacatacgtaACGATAAAATGCAAAGTTTGCAGGAAATATGTGGTCGACGAATATACTtttttagtctaattttatcatatttgtgttggctatttggtcaactaaaaatatatcacatattcaaattagagttctaaacaaataaTACTGCTGAAATTCGATtcccaaactaattaacttaaaagcctttgccatcacataattcaaaatCCCATATCCTTACTATCATATATTAAATTTACTGCACATTTAATATGACGAAAGTTatgttgaaaataattattttcttccaatatttGGTTGGagagtgaaaataatttttggaaaagactATCTAATAAAGATTGATAACAAAATTACCAAATCAAATATTCATAATCGTGCGAGGaagtaaatatttgatttttatacattcaaaataaatattgtattcaaGATAATAAgtagatattattttttcaagttgCTTATCAAtagaatataaataatattataaaaattacaAGAAATATTCGTGCAATGCACGTACATAGAGACTACATATCTCAAAAATATAGTAATCTCCTATTATGTCAATTATGCCattgttactttatttattttgcgaaattgtttatcccatgttaattattcacaagatataatacaacataattcaCAAATTtcctacaaattattaattagttaatatattttctctttaatttagagaataatgactaatttagtctGTACAGATCGGACTCTTTCATAGATCCGAATGTTCCCCCGGGGCCCGATGATCACCGGGGGCCCGCTGTTCACCCGGGGTCCGATGATAGATCAGTGTTGTCTTTGCAAGGCAATCATAGGTCAGAGTTATTATGGGCTGGTACTATAGGGATATCGACTAGGCTCCATCCCCGTAGGCTGCAGAGAGCGTGGAGTCTTTTATGCGAGCGCCCCCCACACCCCCGCGTCTTAgagatattgtttcggggcGGCATCTATCgttgcgtgtccgttggtcgggTACAGCATGATTGGGCGCTCATTACGGCCATGGTTGAGCGATGGAGGCCGGAGACACATACCTTCAATCTTTGCACCGATGAGGTCACGATTACACTTCAAGATGTGGAGGTCCTCTTTGGATTGcgggtagatggagagccaTTATACACTCGGTACGAGCCTCCTCCTGGTAGTACATGGGTGacggagttgactaggctcacccactTCGTGCCTGGTGCCGAGGGCCAGATGTCGGGACAGAGTCGGGTTCAGATTAGTGCACTCTGCACTTATTTGGAAGATCTGGATCCTGTTCAGGACGGCACCCAGCAGGACGTTGTTGATCGTCATACCCGTTTGTACATGCTtattatattcgggggcatccTGTTCCCGAACTCAACGGGTGCCTTTGTCTGTTTACGATATTTGGTCTTCTTGGAGCATCTAGACTGGTTGGGAGACTACAGTTGGGCGGTCTTTGTTTTGGCGTACCTTTACAGATGCCTATGCCGAGCATCTATTGGTGCTGTCAGcgatgtgtgtggattttttgctcttctccaggtaatattttaagtgtgcGTTCCTTTAATGTAAACAAACCTCTTGAAACGATGACtaaaaaatcgtattttctaatatcgcttATAGTTATGGGCGTGGAAGAGGATGCTGCCTTTTCAGCCCGTACCTAGGCATCACCTCGATATTGACATGCCTTATGCGAGGAGGTGGGACTGGTTTTGACCAGGATGTGGATATGCACCATAGTATTCTTCCATTCCGGGACCAGCTTGATCACATGACGGACGATGCGAtaaaactatttaactttacattattaatttaattaaacgtcttttcTACTTGCCTCGTACtgatttgtatttatatgttatgcagctatttatatggacgccgtacGCTGCTATATTAGATGGGTTCTTGGCCTTTTGCAGGGTAGGTCAGGGGGTTTGGAGTTcacggtgtccattgatacacatAGACATCGTTGAGGACCACATGCCCGAGCGCGTCTTACGACAGTTTGGGTATACACAGAGTATACCCCCTGACGTTCGTCATGAGCTCCGACACTACCAGCGGGACGATTGGGCCGCCGTTGATGATGAGTTTCTGGCTTTCATGGCTGTCCAGCTCCACCGTTGGGAGAACAGGTTGGGCACTTTAGCGGTGGTCGGCCATTTGACTCCCATTCAGGATTACATGCGCTGGTATCATTAGATCACACACCGATTGATCAACAACCCAGCTTTGCGTCCAGCAAAGGATGTAGGATACTCAGCACTCGCGGGGCAGTacgaggcattggtaagtttatcgtatttagatttatttaattgtattaattgttacgttttaaaattttttttttttttttttactgttgaaCACAAATGCAGCTTGTGGCCGTATAGCGATTACGCATGttggggttagagcatatgcctTACCTCGGGCTTGCGGGGCTTGCGGCAGAGATGGTACGGATATCCGAGGATGGTATCCGGCAGGCAGGAGAGTTTAGGCGCGTGGAGGAGCACATTCTCAGAGGCCGAGTATCAGCCCAGCGCCAGAGGAGGCACTCGGTGCGCCAAGGAAGGCCGTGCCGCCGAGGAGGAGTCTTCGAGAGGACGCGGTGCGCTCGTAGGAGGAGGACCCCATCTAGTGAGGAGCCGCTCCCATTCAAGACGTTCTGCTGTTCTAGTCCTAGAGGACCCCATCACCTCATTTACGCTAGCGCTCCCACTTGTTGAGAGGTCTTCCGCTCCCATTCAAGGAGCGTGATGACGTCGATTGGGCGGCGTTACGCACTTCATTAGCCGATGAGCGGCctgtgaggaatttagagggacccaagattcttgacttcgatgagtttttAATCCCGgttggtattta contains these protein-coding regions:
- the LOC132066159 gene encoding protein MAIN-LIKE 2-like, whose protein sequence is MVERWRPETHTFNLCTDEVTITLQDVEVLFGLRVDGEPLYTRYEPPPGSTWVTELTRLTHFVPGAEGQMSGQSRVQISALCTYLEDLDPVQDGTQQDVVDRHTRLYMLIIFGGILFPNSTGAFVCLRYLVFLEHLDWLGDYSWAVFVLAYLYRCLCRASIGAVSDVCGFFALLQLWAWKRMLPFQPVPRHHLDIDMPYARRWDWVGQGVWSSRCPLIHIDIVEDHMPERVLRQFGYTQSIPPDVRHELRHYQRDDWAAVDDEFLAFMAVQLHRWENRLGTLAVVGHLTPIQDYMRWYH